From Panthera uncia isolate 11264 chromosome X, Puncia_PCG_1.0, whole genome shotgun sequence, the proteins below share one genomic window:
- the ARHGAP36 gene encoding rho GTPase-activating protein 36 isoform X1, with product MGGCIPFLKAARTLCPRIMPPLLLLSAFLFLVNVLGGAPGNNPDRRTKMISIHSLSELERLKLQETAYHELVARHFLSEFKPDRALPIDRPNTLEKWFLILRGQQRVVSLKTFGIRLEEVLVNELTRRKHLELTAAMQIEESTGQASGRRRGNVVQRMFGRIRRFFSRRRDEPTLPREFTRRGRRGAVSVDSLAELEDGALLLQTLQLSKISFPIGQRLLGSKRKMSLNPIAKQIPQVVEACCSFIEKHGLSTVGIFTLEYSAERVRQLREEFDQGLDVVLDDNQNVHDVAALLKEFFQDMKDSLLPDDLYMSFLLTATLKPQDQLSALQLLVYLMPPCHSDTLERLLKALHKITENCEDSIGIDGQLVSGNRMTSTNLALVFGSALLKKGRFAKRESRKTRLGIDHYVASVNVVRAMIDNWDILFQVPPHIQKQVAKRVWKSSPEALDFIRRRNLRKIQSARIKMEEDALLSDPVETSAEARAAVLAQSKPFDEGSSEEPAVPPGTARSHDDEEGAGNPPIPEQDRPLLRVPREKEAKTGIGYFFP from the exons ATGGGTGGCTGCATTCCTTTTCTGAAGGCAGCAAGGACACTGTGCCCCAGAATCATGCCCCCTTTGCTGTTGTTGTCCGCCTTCCTTTTTTTAGTGAACGTCCTGGGAGGAGCCCCAGGAAACAATCCGGACCGCAGGACGAAAATGATATCAATACACAGTCTGTCGGAGCTGGAGCGTCTGAAGCTGCAAGAGACTGCTTACCACGAACTCGTGGCCAGACATTTCCTCTCTGAATTCAAACCTGACCGAG CTCTACCTATTGACCGTCCAAACACCTTGGAGAAGTGGTTTCTGATTCTGAGAGGACAGCAGAGGG TCGTATCACTCAAGACGTTTGGCATTCGCCTGGAAGAGGTCCTGGTGAATGAGCTTACCCGCCGCAAGCATCTTGAACTAACAGCCGCGATGCAGATTGAAGAATCCACTGGTCAGGCCTCGGGACGTCGTCGGGGAAACGTGGTGCAAAGGATGTTTGGCCGCATCAGGCGCTTTTTCAGTCGCAGACGGGATGAGCCCACCTTGCCCCGGGAGTTTACTCGCCGTGGGCGTCGA GGTGCAGTGTCCGTGGACAGCCTGGCTGAACTGGAGGATGGGGCCCTGCTGCTGCAGACCCTGCAACTTTCCAAGATTTCCTTTCCGATTGGCCAGCGACTTCTGGGATCCAAAAGGAAAATGAGCCTCAATCCGATTGCTAAACAAATCCCCCAGGTTGTTGAGGCTTGCTGCAGCTTCATTGAGAAACATG GCTTAAGCACAGTGGGAATTTTCACCCTGGAATACTCGGCAGAGAGAGTGCGTCAG CTCCGTGAAGAATTTGATCAAGGTCTGGATGTAGTGCTGGATGACAATCAGAATGTGCATGATGTGGCTGCACTCCTCAAGGAGTTTTTCCAGGACATGAAGGACTCTCTGCTGCCAGACGATCTGTACATGTCCTTCCTCCTGACAGCAA CTCTAAAGCCACAGGATCAGCTTTCTGCCCTGCAGTTGCTGGTTTACCTGATGCCTCCCTGCCACAGTGATACCTTGGAGCGTCTGCTGAAGGCCCTGCATAAGATCACTGAGAACTGCGAGGACTCCATTGGCATTGACGGACAGTTG GTTTCAGGCAACCGTATGACTTCCACCAACTTGGCTCTGGTGTTTGGATCTGCTCTCCTGAAGAAGGGGAGATTTGCCAAGAGGGAGTCCAGGAAAACAAGACTGGGGATTGACCACTATGTTGCTTCTGTCAATGTGGTCCGTGCCATGATTGATAACTGGGATATCCTCTTCCAG GTGCCTCCTCATATTCAGAAGCAGGTTGCTAAGCGTGTGTGGAAATCCAGTCCTGAAGCCCTGGATTTTATCAGACGCAGGAATTTGAGGAAGATACA GAGTGCACGAATAAAGATGGAAGAGGATGCTTTACTTTCTGATCCAGTGGAAACTTCTGCTGAAGCCCGGGCTGCTGTCCTCGCTCAGAGCAAGCCCTTTGATGAAG GTTCCTCTGAGGAGCCAGCTGTGCCTCCCGGCACTGCCCGTTCCCATGACGATGAGGAAGGAGCGGGTAACCCCCCCATTCCGGAGCAAGACCGCCCATTGCTCCGTGTGCCCCGGGAGAAGGAGGCCAAAACTGGCATCGGCTACTTCTTTCCTTAG
- the ARHGAP36 gene encoding rho GTPase-activating protein 36 isoform X2 has protein sequence MAWILDCLFASAFEPLPRRVNVLGGAPGNNPDRRTKMISIHSLSELERLKLQETAYHELVARHFLSEFKPDRALPIDRPNTLEKWFLILRGQQRVVSLKTFGIRLEEVLVNELTRRKHLELTAAMQIEESTGQASGRRRGNVVQRMFGRIRRFFSRRRDEPTLPREFTRRGRRGAVSVDSLAELEDGALLLQTLQLSKISFPIGQRLLGSKRKMSLNPIAKQIPQVVEACCSFIEKHGLSTVGIFTLEYSAERVRQLREEFDQGLDVVLDDNQNVHDVAALLKEFFQDMKDSLLPDDLYMSFLLTATLKPQDQLSALQLLVYLMPPCHSDTLERLLKALHKITENCEDSIGIDGQLVSGNRMTSTNLALVFGSALLKKGRFAKRESRKTRLGIDHYVASVNVVRAMIDNWDILFQVPPHIQKQVAKRVWKSSPEALDFIRRRNLRKIQSARIKMEEDALLSDPVETSAEARAAVLAQSKPFDEGSSEEPAVPPGTARSHDDEEGAGNPPIPEQDRPLLRVPREKEAKTGIGYFFP, from the exons TGAACGTCCTGGGAGGAGCCCCAGGAAACAATCCGGACCGCAGGACGAAAATGATATCAATACACAGTCTGTCGGAGCTGGAGCGTCTGAAGCTGCAAGAGACTGCTTACCACGAACTCGTGGCCAGACATTTCCTCTCTGAATTCAAACCTGACCGAG CTCTACCTATTGACCGTCCAAACACCTTGGAGAAGTGGTTTCTGATTCTGAGAGGACAGCAGAGGG TCGTATCACTCAAGACGTTTGGCATTCGCCTGGAAGAGGTCCTGGTGAATGAGCTTACCCGCCGCAAGCATCTTGAACTAACAGCCGCGATGCAGATTGAAGAATCCACTGGTCAGGCCTCGGGACGTCGTCGGGGAAACGTGGTGCAAAGGATGTTTGGCCGCATCAGGCGCTTTTTCAGTCGCAGACGGGATGAGCCCACCTTGCCCCGGGAGTTTACTCGCCGTGGGCGTCGA GGTGCAGTGTCCGTGGACAGCCTGGCTGAACTGGAGGATGGGGCCCTGCTGCTGCAGACCCTGCAACTTTCCAAGATTTCCTTTCCGATTGGCCAGCGACTTCTGGGATCCAAAAGGAAAATGAGCCTCAATCCGATTGCTAAACAAATCCCCCAGGTTGTTGAGGCTTGCTGCAGCTTCATTGAGAAACATG GCTTAAGCACAGTGGGAATTTTCACCCTGGAATACTCGGCAGAGAGAGTGCGTCAG CTCCGTGAAGAATTTGATCAAGGTCTGGATGTAGTGCTGGATGACAATCAGAATGTGCATGATGTGGCTGCACTCCTCAAGGAGTTTTTCCAGGACATGAAGGACTCTCTGCTGCCAGACGATCTGTACATGTCCTTCCTCCTGACAGCAA CTCTAAAGCCACAGGATCAGCTTTCTGCCCTGCAGTTGCTGGTTTACCTGATGCCTCCCTGCCACAGTGATACCTTGGAGCGTCTGCTGAAGGCCCTGCATAAGATCACTGAGAACTGCGAGGACTCCATTGGCATTGACGGACAGTTG GTTTCAGGCAACCGTATGACTTCCACCAACTTGGCTCTGGTGTTTGGATCTGCTCTCCTGAAGAAGGGGAGATTTGCCAAGAGGGAGTCCAGGAAAACAAGACTGGGGATTGACCACTATGTTGCTTCTGTCAATGTGGTCCGTGCCATGATTGATAACTGGGATATCCTCTTCCAG GTGCCTCCTCATATTCAGAAGCAGGTTGCTAAGCGTGTGTGGAAATCCAGTCCTGAAGCCCTGGATTTTATCAGACGCAGGAATTTGAGGAAGATACA GAGTGCACGAATAAAGATGGAAGAGGATGCTTTACTTTCTGATCCAGTGGAAACTTCTGCTGAAGCCCGGGCTGCTGTCCTCGCTCAGAGCAAGCCCTTTGATGAAG GTTCCTCTGAGGAGCCAGCTGTGCCTCCCGGCACTGCCCGTTCCCATGACGATGAGGAAGGAGCGGGTAACCCCCCCATTCCGGAGCAAGACCGCCCATTGCTCCGTGTGCCCCGGGAGAAGGAGGCCAAAACTGGCATCGGCTACTTCTTTCCTTAG